The sequence CACCGCACGGCGGCCGAGCGCATGCTGGGTGAGGAGGCCCTGGAAGGCGACACAAGGTCGGAACGAGACAGGAACGCCTGCGAAATCCGCAGCACATCCAGCGAAGATTGATGCAATGAAAGGCTAGACAGGCGGAACACCTTCATTAAACTGGCTCTGCCGCGCGTTCTCCTGCGGTGTCTCCCGGTGTGCCCCGGCATGCCTGGGTATGTCTTGTAATGCACCCCCCATACCCTCTGAGCCAAGGACCGTGATCGACGTGAAGGTCGGCATCCCCCGCGAGGTCAAGAACAACGAGTTCCGGGTGGCCATCACCCCCGCCGGTGTGCACGAGCTGGTGCGCAACGGCCACCAGGTCGTCATCGAGCGGGGCGCCGGCCTCGGCTCCTCGATCACGGACGAGGAGTACGTCTCCGCCGGCGCCGCGATCCTCGGCACCGCCGACGAGGTCTGGGCCACCGCCGACCTGCTGCTGAAGGTCAAGGAGCCCATCGCGGAGGAGTACCACCGCCTCCGCAAGGACCAGATCCTCTTCACCTACCTGCACCTGGCCGCCTCCAAGGAGTGCACGGACGCGCTCATCGAGTCCGGCACCACGGCCATCGCCTACGAGACCGTCGAGCTGCCGAACCGCTCCCTGCCGCTGCTCGCCCCGATGTCCGAGGTCGCGGGCCGCCTGGCCCCGCAGGTCGGCGCCTACCACCTGATGGCCCCGGCCGGCGGCCGTGGTGTGCTGCCGGGCGGCGTCCCGGGCGTGACCCCGGCGAAGGCCGTCGTCATCGGCGGCGGTGTCTCGGGCTGGAACGCCACCCAGGTCGCCGTCGGCATGGGCTTCGAGGTCACCCTGCTCGACCGCGACATCAACAAGCTGCGCGAGGCCGACAAGGTCTTCGGGACGAAGGTCAAGGCGATCATGTCCAACGCCTTCGAGCTGGAGAAGGCCGTCCTGGAGGCCGACCTCGTCATCGGTGCCGTCCTCATCCCGGGCGCCAAGGCCCCGAAGCTCGTCACCAACGAGCTGGTGTCCCGCATGAAGCCGGGAAGTGTTCTTGTCGACATCGCGATCGACCAGGGCGGCTGCTTCGAGGACTCCCGCCCCACCACGCACGCCGAGCCGACCTTCAAGGTGCACAACTCGGTCTTCTACTGCGTCGCCAACATGCCGGGCGCGGTGCCGAACACCTCCACCAACGCCCTCACCAACGCCACGCTGCCGTACATCGTCTCGCTGGCCAACAACGGCTGGGTCGAGGCGCTGCGCCGCGACGCCGCGCTCGCCAAGGGGCTCAACACTCATGACGGCAAGGTCGTTTACAAGGAGGTCGCCGAGGCCCACGGCCTGGAGCACATCGAGCTGGACTCGCTGCTCGGCTGACCCCCGACCGGCCCCGTGACCTGGTGAGTCGCTAAGTCGCCAGCAGGTAAAAGGCGATTCGTCAACACGTCACGTCAACGGCGCGCACCCGGCCGGACCTTGCCCGACAAGGTCCGGCCGGATGTGTGTATGGTCACTTTGCGACTCTCGGTCAACTCGCCTCGAACGTAACGCTTG comes from Streptomyces sp. FXJ1.172 and encodes:
- the ald gene encoding alanine dehydrogenase, giving the protein MKVGIPREVKNNEFRVAITPAGVHELVRNGHQVVIERGAGLGSSITDEEYVSAGAAILGTADEVWATADLLLKVKEPIAEEYHRLRKDQILFTYLHLAASKECTDALIESGTTAIAYETVELPNRSLPLLAPMSEVAGRLAPQVGAYHLMAPAGGRGVLPGGVPGVTPAKAVVIGGGVSGWNATQVAVGMGFEVTLLDRDINKLREADKVFGTKVKAIMSNAFELEKAVLEADLVIGAVLIPGAKAPKLVTNELVSRMKPGSVLVDIAIDQGGCFEDSRPTTHAEPTFKVHNSVFYCVANMPGAVPNTSTNALTNATLPYIVSLANNGWVEALRRDAALAKGLNTHDGKVVYKEVAEAHGLEHIELDSLLG